A genome region from Primulina eburnea isolate SZY01 chromosome 9, ASM2296580v1, whole genome shotgun sequence includes the following:
- the LOC140841468 gene encoding large ribosomal subunit protein uL5c has translation MALSPGLLHSTASTFHGQLAPHSVRLPSVRRGGFSVKAMSPVVLVEKTDSEKVERLKSGYLERIVPLLKDEFNYTNIHQVPKIKKIVVNCGIGDAAQNSKGLEAAINDLALITGQRPIKTRAKKAIATFKIRENQPLGIAVTLRGNVMYSFLDRLINLGLPRTRDFQGVNSNSFDGNGNYSLGFREQSVFPEISYDVLGKPRGMDVCISTTAETDKEAYRLLALMGMPFREGSGPATEVRKKKLKSHHFDSKAKSKQRTKK, from the exons ATGGCGTTATCTCCAGGCCTGCTACATTCTACTGCCTCCACGTTCCACGGTCAACTGGCTCCTCATTCCGTTCGACTGCCTTCTGTTCGCCGCGGTGGCTTCTCCGTAAAAGCCATGTCACCGGTTGTCCTGGTGGAGAAGACGGATTCCGAGAAAGTCGAACGTCTTAAGTCCGGTTACCTCGAGAGAATCGTACCCTTGCTCAAAGATGAGTTCAATTACACCAACATTCACCAG gtcccaaaaatcaagaaaattgtTGTGAATTGTGGGATTGGAGATGCTGCGCAGAATTCGAAGGGTTTGGAAGCCGCGATTAATGATTTGGCACTTATTACGGGACAGAGGCCTATTAAAACGAGAGCAAAGAAGGCCATCGCCACCTTTAAGATCAGAGAAAACCAGCCTCTTGGAATAGCCGTCACTCTAAGGGGAAAT GTAATGTACTCGTTTCTTGATCGGCTCATCAATCTGGGGCTTCCTCGCACGCGAGATTTTCAAGGGGTGAACTCCAATAGCTTTGATGGAAATGGTAATTACAGCCTTGGCTTTCGTGAACAGAGTGTGTTCCCAGAGATAAGTTATGATGTGCTTGGTAAACCAAGGGGGATGGATGTTTGTATCTCGACCACAGCTGAGACAGATAAAGAAGCATACAGATTACTGGCTTTAATGGGTATGCCATTCAGAGAAGGTAGTGGCCCAGCTACCGAGGTACGAAAGAAGAAGCTCAAGTCTCATCATTTTGACTCAAAAGCAAAATCAAAGCAAAGAACCAAAAAGTGA
- the LOC140840861 gene encoding uncharacterized protein yields the protein METRGNKGKGKEVAQESGAQNIGGNDRVPRGRRWRAAAEIAAKADAEVEQLVHRVDEMELAVARFQNMHPAKFFENEGSDRAEGWLKHMEFLFNTVHHDADRRLTMAVLQLRDRAQRWWGATTNVLQQTGSQISWEVFRTKFLQEYAPPSYYSARESEFYRLVQGNMSVEEYARQLSALLTYVPHVAVSEKEKISKILEGLDFQIHAMVMAGSPATYAEAVDKTIGIEAGLKRGRQPQASQMPSGGSFFSAGTPYFPSQQSYPQQKQKQFRPKGKQFKKKYQSSSSSSSSSQSAIGGQYPVIYCDRCGGRHPTAQCSGVLGSCHTCGQSGHFARVCPNRAQGQMQPHQLPYARGSFPGGSSQRPFSPAPSYQQSSYPQVRGNVPQSFQGPQQARVYALTEDQAREAPGGVIAGTCLIYDHIARVLFDTGASHSFIASDYVDEYELWTTPFHETVYVSTPAGRFIPSGQIVLDCVLHFDDSILITNLIVLPMYDFDCIIGMDTLSSYRATVDCFHGVVRFRPYCGSKWNFYGRGSQAKIPLVSAMEMFRLLSLGNEGYMVYVVDATKKEPKLSDIPVPKEFPDVFPEEIPGFPPRREIDFSIDLMPGTEPISRAPYRMAPAELKELKEQLQDLLEKAVFMDLMNRVFINFLDKFVIVFIDDILVYSKSKREHKEHLRLVLQTLRDSQLYAKLSKCEFWMGSVIFLGHVISAQGISVDPSKVEAVLNWARPTNIPEIQSFMGLAGYYRRFIEGLSQIARPITQLMKKDARFIWSDECEKSFLTLKEKLTTTPVLALPSGSGGFVVCTDASSRGLGCVFMQHGKVIAYASRQWKTHESRYPVHDLELAAIVFALKYRPGKMNQVADALSRKYQDVMISSIHFWQNYDDLCTSGLTFQPKDNHFIVSAVQFEPKIISKIKKAQKNDPHVQKSKDLVLFGNPDKYNISSDGCLRMNNRLVVPNVTGLREALLQEAHCSRHSVHPGTHRMHHILKPYFWWDAMKRDISEFVAKCLTCQQVKAERMKPGGMLQSLQIPQWNWEHIAMDFVTHLPRSNRGCDAIWVIVDRLSKSAHFIPYDRTYAYNKMARLYVDNVIRLHGVPVSIVSDRDPRFASKFWSSLQNALGTKLAMSTAYHPQTDGLTERTIQTLEDMLRSVVMDFGGNWQESLPLVEFSYNNSFQTTIGMAPFEALYGRRCRSPVCWNEVGEKPLAQPEFVEEMNEKINLIRKRMKASQDRQASYANKRRRPLEFQVGDQVFLKVSPFRGTMRFGRKGKLAPRYIGPYIIVERIGLLAYRLDLPQSLSAIHDVFHVSMLRKYEPDPSHVLRPEDVELDSSLSYVEYPIQILNRKDKQLRNKTIPLVMVQWSRHGTEEATWELEAKMRQEWPHLFETVTNYSMYSDFPMYYKW from the exons ATGGAAACTAGAGGAAATAAAGGGAAAGGAAAAGAAGTGGCTCAGGAGTCTGGGGCACAGAATATCGGAGGAAATGACAGAGTTCCTCGAGGTAGACGTTGGCGTGCTGCTGCAGAGATAGCCGCTAAAGCAGATGCAGAGGTAGAACAGTTAGTGCACCGAGTTGATGAAATGGAATTGGCTGTAGCTCGATTTCAGAATATGCATCCTGCGAAATTCTTTGAAAATGAAGGCAGTGATCGAGCAGAAGGATGGTTGAAACACATGGAATTCCTGTTCAATACAGTACATCATGATGCTGATAGAAGATTAACTATGGCAGTCCTCCAACTACGGGATCGTGCACAGCGTTGGTGGGGGGCTACTACAAATGTACTGCAGCAAACAGGTAGTCAGATCTCTTGGGAGGTGTTTCGTACTAAATTTCTCCAAGAATATGCTCCACCATCCTACTACTCAGCCAGAgaatctgaattttatcgactCGTTCAGGGTAATATGTCTGTAGAAGAATATGCTCGACAACTTTCTGCTCTTCTCACTTATGTACCACATGTGGCCGTGAGTGAAAAagagaaaatttcaaaaattttggaAGGACTGGactttcaaatacatgctatggTTATGGCTGGGTCGCCTGCAACTTATGCCGAAGCTGTGGATAAGACGATTGGAATTGAAGCTGGATTGAAAAGGGGTAGACAACCACAGGCTTCACAAATGCCTAGTGGTGGTTCATTTTTTTCAGCAGGTACACCATATTTTCCATCTCAGCAGTCATATCCACAGCAGaaacaaaaacaattcagaccaAAAGGAAAACAGTTTAAAAAGAAATATCAGTCCAGTTCCTCTAGTTCGAGCAGTTCACAAAGTGCAATAGGTGGACAGTACCCCGTGATTTACTGTGATCgatgcggaggaagacatcctaCTGCACAGTGTAGTGGAGTATTGGGTTCATGTCATACTTGTGGTCAGTcagggcattttgctagagtttgtccgaACCGTGCACAGGGACAGATGCAGCCACATCAGTTGCCTTATGCCAGAGGTAGTTTTCCAGGTGGCTCATCTCAGCGACCATTTTCTCCTGCACCATCCTACCAGCAGTCCAGTTACCCACAGGTCAGGGGTAATGTGCCACAGTCTTTCCAAGGTCCTCAACAAGCTCGAGTatatgctttgaccgaggatcAGGCTAGAGAGGCTCCAGGCGGGGTGATCGCAGGTACTTGCCTTATTTACGATCATATTGCACGAGTTTTATTTGATactggagcatctcattcattcattgcaTCCGATTATGTTGATGAATATGAACTCTGGACTACACCATTTCATGAAACTGTATATGTGTCTACGCCAGCTGGTCGATTTATTCCATCTGGGCAAATTGTGTTAGATTGTGTGTTGCATTTCGATGATAGCATTTTGATCACAAACTTGATTGTATTACCGAtgtatgattttgattgtatcattGGTATGGACACACTGTCTAGTTAtcgagccactgtagattgttttcatGGTGTAGTACGATTTAGGCCATACTGTGGCAGcaaatggaatttttatggccgAGGATCACAGGCTAAGATACCATTAGTCTCAGCGATGGAAATGTTTAGATTACTATCTTTAGGAAATGAGGGATATATGGTTTATGTTGTGGATGCTACCAAGAAAGAACCGAAATTATCTGACATCCCAGTACCGAAAGAATTTCCTGATGTCTTTCCTGAAGAAATACCAGGCTTTCCACCGCGGAGAGAAATTGATTTTAGTATCGACTTGATGCCGGGTACTGAGCCGATCTCTAGAGCGCCGTATAGAATGGCTCCTgcagaactaaaagaattgaaagagcaGTTGCAGGATTTACTCGAAAAAG cagtgtttatggatctaatgaataGAGTGTTCATAAATTTTCTGGATaaatttgttattgtctttattgatgatatactgGTGTATTCGAAATCAAAACGGGAACATAAAGAGCATTTACGATTAGTTCTTCAAACACTTCGAGATTctcaattgtatgctaagttgtcgaagtgtgaattttggatgGGTAGTGTGATATTTTTGGGTCATGTGATATCAGCCCAAGGTAtatctgtagatccgagtaaagttgaagcagtCCTGAATTGGGCTAGACCAACCAATATACCAGAGATTCAAAGTTTTATGGGATTGGCTGGTTATTACAGACGATTCATTGAAGGACTTTCGCAGATTGCCCGACCTATTACCCAACTGATGAAGAAAGATGCAAGAtttatttggtcagatgaatgtgaaaagAGTTTTCTTACATTGAAAGAGAAGTTGACAACAACACCAGTGTTGGCATTACCATCTGGATCGGGTGGATTTGTGGTTTGTACTGATGCATCATcaagaggtttgggatgtgtttttaTGCAACATGGAAaagttattgcctatgcttcaaggCAATGGAAAACACATGAATCCcgatatccagttcatgatcttGAACTAGCAGCCATTGTTTTTGCTTTAAAA TATCGGCCAGGAAAAATGAATCAAGTTGCAGATGCATTAAGCCGGAAGTATCAGGATGTTATGATATCATCTATCCATTTCTGGCAGAATTATGATGATTTATGTACTTCTGGTTTGACTTTTCAGCCGAAAGACAATCATTTTATTGTTTCTGCTGTACAATTCGAGCCGAAAATTatttcgaagatcaagaaaGCTCAAAAGAATGATCCACATGTTCAGAAATCGAAAGATTTGGTTTTGTTTGGTAACCCAgataaatacaatatctcatCAGATGGTTGTTTACGGATGAATAACAGGTTAGTGGTACCAAATGTCACAGGATTGAGAGAAGCATTGCTTCAAGAGGCGCATTGCAGCCGTCATAGTGTCCATCCTGGTACTCATAGAATGCACCACATACTGAAGCCATATTTCTGGTGGGATGCGATGAAAAGAGACATTTCAGAATTTGTAGCAAAATGTTTGACATGCCAGCAGgttaaagccgagagaatgaaacctggaggtaTGTTACAGAGTTTACAAATACCACAATGGAACTGGGAACATATTGCAATGGACTTTGTGACTCACTTGCCCAGATCAAACAGAGGTTgtgatgctatctgggtgatagTCGACAGATTGTCCAAATCAGCACATTTTATTCCATACGATCGTACCTATGCTTATAATAAAATGGCACGATTATATGTGGATAATGTTATTCGATTGCATGGAGTTCCAGTATCTATTGTATccgaccgagatcctagatttgCTTCCAAGTTTTGGAGTAGTCTTCAGAATGCTTTGGGTACTAAGTTGGCAatgagtacagcttatcatccccaaACAGATGGCCTGACAGAGAGGACTATACAAACTTTGGAAGATATGTTACGATCAGTGGTAATGGATTTTGGGGGAAACTGGCAAGAATctttaccattggttgaattctcCTACAATAATAGTTTTCAAACAACTATTgggatggcaccattcgaagctttgtatggtagAAGGTGTCGATCTCCCGTATGTTGGaatgaagttggagaaaaaccATTGGCACAACCTGAGTTCGTTGAAGAAATGAATGAAAAGATAAATTTGATTAGAAAAAGAATGAAAGCATCTCAGGATCGTCAAGCTAGCTACGCAAATAAAAGACGTAGACCTTTAGAATTTCAAGTTGGCGATCAAGTTTTCTTGAAAGTTTCACCGTTTCGTGGAACGATGAGATTTGGGCGAAAAGGGAAGTTAGCTCCACGTTATATTGGACCGTATATTATTGTTGAGAGGATCGGTTTATTAGCTTATAGATTGGACTTGCCGCAGAGTTTGTCTGCTatacatgatgtgtttcatgtatctatgctgcggaagtatgaGCCGGACCCATCTCATGTTCTGAGACCCGAGGATGTGGAGTTGGACAGTTCTCTTAGCTATGTTGAGTATCCTATACAGATTCTTAATCGAAAGGATAAGCAACTTCGAAATAAGACGATTCCACTGGTTATGGTACAGTGGAGTAGACATGGGACTGAAGAGGCTACATGGGAATTGGAGGCTAAAATGCGTCAAGAATGGCCTCACTTGTTTGAAACTGTCACAAATTATTCCATGTACTCTGACTTTCCTATGTACTATAAGTGGTAG